In the Gossypium raimondii isolate GPD5lz chromosome 9, ASM2569854v1, whole genome shotgun sequence genome, one interval contains:
- the LOC105798999 gene encoding proteasome subunit alpha type-5 produces the protein MFLTRTEYDRGVNTFSPEGRLFQVEYAIEAIKLGSTAIGLKTKDGVVLAVEKRITSPLLEPSSVEKIMEIDEHIGCAMSGLIADARTLVEHARVETQNHRFSYGEPMTVESTTQALCDLALRFGEGDEESMSRPFGVSLLIAGHDENGTSLYYTDPSGTFWQCNAKAIGSGSEGADSSLQEQYNKDLTLQEAETIALSILKQVMEEKVTPNNVDIARVAPTYHLYTPSEVEAVITRL, from the exons ATGTTTCTCACAAG GACTGAGTATGATCGTGGGGTCAACACATTTTCACCGGAAGGAAGATTGTTCCAAGTGGAATATGCAATTGAGGCCATCAAG CTGGGTTCAACTGCAATTGGGCTAAAGACGAAAGACGGTGTCGTTTTGGCTGTGGAGAAGCGTATTACTTCACCATTGTTG GAACCCAGTAGTGTTGAGAAGATTATGGAAATTGATGAGCATATAGGATGTGCTATGAGTGGGTTGATTGCTGATGCACGGACCCTTGTTGAACATGCACGAGTTGAAACTCAG AACCATAGATTCTCATATGGTGAGCCAATGACCGTGGAGTCTACAACTCAAGCTCTTTGTGATCTGGCCCTTCGATTCGGTGAAGGAGATGAAGAATCCATG TCCCGACCATTTGGGGTATCTCTTCTCATTGCTGGTCATGATGAGAATGGGACTAGCTT ATACTATACCGATCCCTCTGGCACATTTTGGCAATGCAATGCAAAAGCTATAGGTTCGGGTTCCGAAGGTGCTGATAGCTCTTTGCAAGAGCAATACAACAAG GACTTAACTCTTCAAGAAGCTGAAACAATTGCCCTGTCGATTTTAAAGCAAGTAATGGAAGAAAAG GTGACTCCCAACAATGTCGATATCGCTCGAGTAGCACCGACATACCATCTATACACCCCGTCAGAGGTCGAAGCTGTCATTACTCGTCTATGA
- the LOC105799000 gene encoding LOW QUALITY PROTEIN: glucan endo-1,3-beta-glucosidase 7 (The sequence of the model RefSeq protein was modified relative to this genomic sequence to represent the inferred CDS: inserted 1 base in 1 codon) → MATFFFFFLSFLIFFHSSSAEPFIGVNYGQEADNLPPPLATVELLKSTSIEKVRLYGADPVIIKALANTEIGIVIGAANGDIPCLASDPNSAVQWVNSNVLPFYPDSKIILVTVGNEVLTTNDPNLIDQLLPAMQNMQNAITGALLGGKIKVSTVHSMAVLGQSDPPSSGCFSPSYEPALRGLLRFHSDNGSPFAVNPYPFFAYQSDPRPETLAFCLFQPNEGRVDRVSGIKYMNMFDAQVDAVHSALSDMGFKDVEIMVAETGWPYRGDNNEVGPSIENAKAYNGNLIAHLKSMVGTPLMPGSXVDTYLFALYDEDLKVGPGSKRAFGLYKPDLSMTYDVGISNCYPTPSTLKPTATIWCVPKAGISDAQLQSSLDYACGQGIDCSPIQPGGACFEPNIVASHAAYAMNLYYQNSAKNPWNCDFSQTATLTSQNPSYNNCIYPGGST, encoded by the exons ATGGctacttttttcttcttcttcctctcctTCCTTATCTTCTTTCACTCCTCAA gTGCTGAGCCGTTTATTGGAGTGAACTACGGCCAAGAGGCGGACAACTTGCCGCCGCCGTTAGCCACCGTGGAGCTTCTAAAATCGACGTCGATTGAGAAAGTTAGATTGTACGGAGCGGATCCGGTGATTATCAAAGCTTTGGCTAATACCGAAATTGGGATCGTAATCGGAGCAGCTAATGGAGATATTCCTTGTTTGGCTTCCGATCCAAACTCAGCAGTTCAGTGGGTTAACTCCAACGTGTTGCCTTTTTACCCTGATAGCAAAATCATCCTCGTCACTGTTGGCAACGAG GTATTGACTACAAATGACCCGAACTTAATAGACCAACTGCTACCCGCAATGCAAAATATGCAAAACGCCATTACCGGTGCTTTACTGGGCGGAAAGATCAAGGTCTCAACGGTTCATTCAATGGCGGTGTTGGGTCAATCCGACCCGCCATCTTCCGGGTGTTTTAGTCCGAGTTATGAACCCGCATTGAGAGGTTTGCTTCGGTTCCACAGCGACAACGGGTCCCCTTTTGCCGTTAATCCCTACCCCTTTTTCGCTTATCAAAGTGACCCGAGACCCGAAACGCTTGCCTTCTGCTTGTTTCAACCCAACGAGGGACGAGTTGACCGGGTTAGCGGAATCAAGTACATGAACATGTTCGATGCTCAG GTTGATGCAGTGCATTCTGCTTTGAGTGATATGGGGTTCAAGGATGTCGAGATTATGGTTGCCGAAACAGGATGGCCATATAGAGGCGACAACAATGAAGTCGGACCTAGCATTGAGAATGCGAAAGCCTATAATGGGAACTTGATTGCACATTTGAAATCGATGGTCGGAACACCGTTGATGCCCGGAA CTGTGGATACTTACCTCTTTGCACTCTATGATGAGGACTTGAAAGTCGGTCCCGGTTCTAAACGGGCATTCGGGCTTTACAAGCCGGACCTTTCCATGACATATGATGTTGGCATTTCAAACTGTTATCCG ACTCCGTCGACTCTGAAACCTACTGCAACTATTTGGTGTGTACCAAAGGCTGGTATTTCTGATGCTCAATTGCAGTCGAGTCTAGACTATGCATGTGGCCAGGGCATTGATTGCAGTCCGATCCAACCGGGAGGTGCCTGTTTCGAACCGAACATCGTAGCATCGCACGCTGCTTATGCCATGAACCTTTACTACCAGAATTCCGCCAAGAATCCGTGGAACTGTGATTTCTCGCAGACGGCAACACTAACATCCCAAAATCCTA GTTATAATAATTGCATCTACCCTGGTGGGAGCACTTAG
- the LOC128032587 gene encoding uncharacterized protein LOC128032587 yields the protein MGCVLGQHDELGKREKAIYYLSKKFTEYEAKYPPIEKFCCALIWTILLIKYDIVYVSRKSIKGSAVADFLASRTTEEYEPLRFDFPDEYLMCILEKEGESSKEKSWKMSFDGVSIVLGHWIGAVLVSPEGDHYSLATRLNFFCTNNMAEYEACIMGLRTTIRRKIEILKVHGDSALVIYQIRGDWEVRDSKLVKYHDLVAKLVKEFKEVTFNYFPREENQLADALAILASMFKANREAEIMPIQMSIYKTLRTLYPEQANENDKRTIRKLAIRFVLDGDILYKRGKYQVLMRCVDVVEARKILEEVHEGICGTHASGFTMARQIMRLGYYWLTTEMDCIGYA from the exons ATGGGTTGCGTACTGGGACAACATGATGAGttagggaaaagagaaaaagcaaTTTACTACCTCAGCAAAAAGTTCACAGAGTATGAGGCAAAGTACCCTccaattgaaaaattttgttgtgCATTGATTTGGACG ATCCTATTGATTAAGTATGACATTGTATATGTGAGCCGAAAGTCGATAAAGGGAAGCGCAGTAGCTGACTTCTTGGCAAGTCGAACAACGGAGGAATACGAGCCTTTGAGATTTGATTTCCCAGATGAATATTTGATGTGCATTTTAGAAAAAGAGGGCGAGTCATCAAAAGAGAAATCATGGAAGATGAGCTTTGATGGTGTATCAATTGTATTGGGGCATTGGATCGGAGCAGTCTTAGTGTCACCTGAAGGGGACCATTACTCACTCGCTACCAGATTGAATTTCTTCTGTACCAATAATATGGcggagtatgaagcttgcatcatgggactTCGTACAACTATCAGgaggaaaattgaaattttaaaggtaCACGGGGACTCAGCATTAGTCATTTATCAAATTCGTGGAGATTGGGAAGTGAGAGATTCGAAATTAGTCAAGTATCATGATCTCGTTGCGAAATTGGTCAAAGAATTCAAAGAAGTGACTTTTAACTACTTTCCACGAGAGGAGAACCAATTGGCTGATGCCCTAGCCATCTTGGCTTCGATGTTCAAAGCAAACAGAGAAGCTGAGATAATGCCCATCCAAATGAGTATATATAAGACCCTCCGCACACT GTACCCCGAGCAAGCAAAcgagaatgacaaaagaacaatcAGGAAATTGGCAATTAGATTTGTTCTTGACGGGGatattttatacaaaagagGAAAATATCAAGTGCTCATGAGGTGCGTGGACGTTGTTGAAGCTAGAAAGATACTTGAAGAGgttcatgaaggaatttgtggaacgcatgccaGTGGTTTCACTATGGCCAGACAGATTATGAGACTTGGTTATTACTGGCTGACGACGGAAATGGATTGCATTGGCTACGCATGA